One segment of Dolichospermum sp. DET69 DNA contains the following:
- a CDS encoding IS1634 family transposase: MLNIKDLELKKIDHLGIVAGIVDSIGIVEIINNLLGSEPEEKVSAGQVVKAMILNGLSMMSQPLYMFPKFFELIACEHLIGAGAKPEYFNDDKLGRVLDKLFIKGLDTTFLAVSLNAVKIYQISLSSSHLDSTSFHVDGEYENSLPSVIFKNQKESGSLEKENEESQSPQAIKLTYGYSRDHRPDLKQFITQLVCSGDGDIPIYIKAVSGNEVDSKKFGEIAVEYQKRIQVDSLIVADSALYTESNIKLMSSLKWLTRVPLTIKSAKNLVMSLAESEFVKSEKVGYSYAEKKITYGDIEQRWLVVQSQDRKKSDLKKLSKKIEKALTNTQTKLKNLSQEKFACAADARKELIKISKEFKYHQVENIEVIEKSPNIKEENQSKYYQILATVAENKDAIDQEVLSAGRFIIATNVLSEKELSKEKMLSEYKAQQSCERGFSFLKNPLFLADSIFLKSPERIEALAMIMGLCLLVYTLAQREIRAALKSLNYTVKNQLGKAINNPTMRWIFQCFQSVHLVTFQQKTDFYNLTSEMKYILLFLPEACRNYYRYIS; the protein is encoded by the coding sequence ATGTTGAATATAAAAGACCTTGAATTGAAGAAGATTGACCATTTAGGAATAGTAGCAGGAATAGTAGATTCAATTGGGATAGTAGAAATAATTAATAATTTACTAGGGTCAGAACCAGAAGAAAAAGTCAGTGCGGGTCAGGTAGTAAAGGCGATGATTTTAAATGGATTAAGCATGATGTCACAGCCTTTATATATGTTCCCAAAATTCTTTGAATTAATCGCTTGTGAACACTTAATTGGTGCAGGAGCAAAACCAGAATATTTCAACGATGATAAGCTGGGAAGAGTATTAGATAAATTATTTATAAAAGGACTAGATACAACATTTTTAGCAGTCAGTTTAAATGCGGTAAAAATATATCAGATATCACTTTCATCATCACACTTGGATTCGACATCATTTCATGTAGATGGAGAATATGAAAATAGTTTACCATCAGTAATATTTAAAAATCAAAAAGAATCAGGTTCATTGGAAAAAGAAAATGAAGAGAGTCAATCACCTCAAGCGATAAAGCTGACCTATGGTTATTCAAGAGATCATCGTCCAGATTTAAAACAATTTATTACACAATTAGTATGTTCAGGAGATGGAGATATACCAATATATATAAAAGCAGTATCAGGGAATGAAGTTGATTCTAAAAAATTTGGAGAAATCGCAGTTGAATATCAGAAAAGAATACAAGTTGATAGTTTGATAGTAGCAGATAGCGCATTATATACAGAATCAAATATCAAGTTAATGTCGAGTCTCAAATGGTTAACCAGAGTACCCTTAACGATAAAATCAGCAAAAAACTTAGTGATGAGTTTAGCAGAATCGGAATTTGTTAAAAGTGAAAAAGTAGGATATTCTTATGCCGAAAAGAAAATAACTTATGGAGATATAGAACAAAGATGGTTAGTTGTGCAAAGTCAAGATAGAAAAAAATCTGACTTAAAGAAATTATCAAAGAAAATAGAAAAAGCTTTGACTAATACTCAAACTAAGTTAAAAAACCTATCGCAAGAAAAATTTGCTTGTGCTGCTGATGCTAGAAAAGAATTAATCAAAATAAGTAAAGAATTTAAATATCATCAAGTAGAAAATATCGAAGTTATCGAAAAAAGTCCTAACATCAAAGAAGAAAATCAATCAAAATACTATCAAATCTTAGCAACAGTTGCTGAAAATAAAGATGCTATTGACCAAGAAGTATTAAGTGCAGGAAGGTTTATAATTGCCACAAATGTTTTATCAGAAAAAGAACTGAGTAAAGAGAAAATGCTGTCTGAATATAAAGCACAGCAATCCTGTGAACGAGGATTTAGTTTTCTCAAAAATCCTTTATTTTTAGCAGATAGTATTTTCCTGAAAAGCCCAGAAAGAATAGAGGCATTAGCAATGATAATGGGGTTATGTCTGCTAGTTTATACTCTAGCACAAAGAGAAATTAGGGCTGCTTTAAAATCCTTAAACTATACTGTAAAAAATCAATTGGGCAAAGCCATCAACAATCCAACAATGCGGTGGATATTTCAATGTTTTCAATCAGTTCATCTTGTTACTTTTCAACAAAAAACAGACTTTTATAACTTAACATCTGAAATGAAGTACATTCTTCTATTTCTCCCAGAAGCTTGCCGTAATTACTACAGATATATAAGTTGA